A single Mustela lutreola isolate mMusLut2 chromosome X, mMusLut2.pri, whole genome shotgun sequence DNA region contains:
- the MPP1 gene encoding 55 kDa erythrocyte membrane protein, translated as MTLKASEGEGGGSMRTALSDLYLEHLLQKRGRPEAVAHQANAVTEDMYTNGSAAPGSPTQAKGQEVRKVRLIQFEKVTEEPMGITLKLNEKQSCTVARILHGGMIHRQGSLHVGDEILEINGTNVTNHSVDQLQKAMKETKGMISLKVIPNQQSRLPALQMFMRAQFDYDPKKDHLIPCKEAGLKFVTGDIIKIINKDDSNWWQGRVEGSSKESAGLIPSPELQEWRVASVAQSAPSEAPSCSPFGKKKKYKDKYLAKHSSIFDQLDVVSYEEVVRLPAFKRKTLVLIGASGVGRSHIKNALLSQNPDKFAYPAPYTTRPPKKNEEDGKEYHFISAEEMARSISANAFLEFGSYQGNMFGTKFETVHQIHEQDKIAILDIEPQTLKIVRTAELSPFIVFIAPTDQGAQTEALQQLQKDSEAIRGRYAHYFDLSLVNNGVDETLKKLQEAFDQACTSPQWVPVSWVY; from the exons ATGACGCTCAAGGCGAGCGAGGGCGAGGGCGGGGGCAGCATGCGCACGGCGCTCTCCGACCTCTACCTGGAGCACTTGCTGCAGAAGCGCGGCCGGCCGGAG GCTGTGGCGCACCAGGCAAATGCGGTGACCGAGGACATGTACACCAATGGCTCCGCTGCCCCAGGTAGCCCGACCCAGGCCAAAGGGCAGGAGGTGCGGAAGGTGCGACTCATACAGTTCGAGAAGGTCACGGAAGAGCCCATG GGCATCACGCTGAAGCTGAACGAGAAGCAGTCGTGCACGGTGGCGCGGATCCTTCACGGTGGCATGATCCACAGACAAG GCTCCCTTCACGTCGGGGATGAGATCCTGGAGATCAACGGCACCAACGTGACTAACCACTCAGTCGATCAGCTACAGAAGGCAATG AAAGAAACCAAAGGAATGATCTCATTAAAAGTAATTCCCAACCAGCAAAGTCGTCTTCCAGCACTGCAG ATGTTCATGAGAGCCCAGTTTGACTATGACCCCAAAAAGGACCATCTGATCCCTTGCAAGGAGGCAGGACTGAAGTTTGTTACtggggacatcatcaagataatCAACAAAGATGACAGTAACTGGTGGCAGGGGCGGGTGGAAGGTTCCTCCAAGGAATCCGCAGGATTGATCCCTTCTCCTGAGCTGCAGGAATG GCGGGTGGCAAGTGTGGCTCAGTCCGCGCCCAGTGAAGCCCCCAGCTGCAGCCCGTTcgggaagaagaagaagtacaAAGACAAGTATCTGGCCAAGCACAGCTCAA TTTTTGACCAGCTGGATGTTGTTTCCTATGAGGAGGTTGTCCGGCTCCCTGCGTTCAAGAGGAAGACCCTGGTGCTGATTG GAGCCAGTGGCGTTGGCCGCAGCCACATTAAGAATGCCCTACTCAGCCAGAACCCAGACAAGTTCGCGTACCCTGCCCCAT ACACGACACGGCCGCCCAAGAAGAATGAGGAAGACGGGAAGGAATACCACTTCATCTCTGCCGAAGAGATGGCCAGGAGCATCTCCGCCAATGCGTTCCTGGAGTTCGGCAGCTACCAGGGCAACATGTTTGGCACCAAATTTGAAACCGTGCACCAGATTCACGAGCAGGACAAGATCGCCATCCTTGACATTGAGCCCCAG aCCCTGAAGATTGTCCGCACGGCGGAACTCTCACCATTCATCGTGTTCATCGCACCTACTGACCAGGGCGCTCAG ACGGAAGCGCTGCAGCAGCTGCAGAAGGACTCGGAAGCCATCCGCGGCCGGTACGCACACTACTTCGACCTCTCGCTGGTCAACAACGGCGTTGACGAGACCCTCAAGAAACTGCAAGAAGCCTTTGACCAGGCGTGCACATCTCCACAGTGGGTGCCTGTCTCCTGGGTTTACTAA
- the SMIM9 gene encoding small integral membrane protein 9, producing the protein MEPWKVLNIVFLLSSLSCVLVETAASSTPLSSAIGMQDKAGSKPRSREHHRFWLSNFRDYLWDRIRSSVPPAAVFAFLPAIAIMGVLCCLTIVVGDPGQ; encoded by the exons ATGGAGCCCTGGAAGGTGCTGAACATTGTGTTTCTGCTGAGTTCCTTGAGCTGCGTGTTGGTGGAGACCGCTGCTTCCTCGACACCACTTTCATCTGCTATTGGGATGCAAGACAAAGCAGGGTCAAAACCACGCTCAAGAG AACACCACAGGTTCTGGCTTAGCAACTTCAGAGATTACTTGTGGGATCGCATCAGGAGCTCTGTGCCTCCAGCtgctgtttttgcttttcttcctgccATAGCCATCATGGGGGTCCTCTGCTGCCTCAC TATTGTCGTAGGTGACCCAGGCCAGTGA